One genomic segment of Gottschalkia acidurici 9a includes these proteins:
- a CDS encoding zinc dependent phospholipase C family protein, with product MFGIANPLKKSIIETKCEVHKFINVKSLKVLMNNGYMEEHNFFNSYILNINEGAVWADQDFKSSNHFYNPYKNKGLYGRSNAMNLGIDYYSNAINLWKVGEFNKSLFYLGAALHIIQDMTIPQHANIRLLDSHRQYETFVKQTYKYIKDFQVVKQLYLLDSIEDYIRYNARIAIKIYTKFNLILDDEQRYYQVTKCALPLAQKTTAGAMIMFYNDIFTMGITQ from the coding sequence ATGTTTGGTATTGCAAATCCTTTAAAGAAGTCAATTATTGAAACTAAATGTGAGGTTCATAAGTTTATTAACGTTAAATCATTAAAAGTGCTTATGAATAATGGTTATATGGAAGAGCATAACTTTTTTAATAGTTATATTTTAAATATTAACGAAGGAGCTGTGTGGGCAGATCAAGATTTTAAAAGCTCAAATCATTTTTATAATCCCTATAAAAATAAAGGCTTGTATGGCAGAAGTAATGCTATGAACTTAGGTATAGATTACTACTCTAATGCCATTAACCTATGGAAAGTTGGAGAATTCAACAAATCTCTATTTTATTTAGGCGCAGCTTTGCATATTATTCAGGATATGACTATACCACAGCATGCTAATATCAGACTACTAGACAGTCATCGTCAATACGAAACTTTTGTTAAACAAACTTATAAATATATTAAAGACTTTCAGGTTGTCAAACAATTATATTTATTAGACTCCATAGAGGACTATATTAGATATAACGCTCGAATTGCTATTAAAATTTATACAAAGTTTAATCTCATTTTAGATGATGAACAACGTTATTATCAGGTTACCAAATGTGCACTGCCTTTAGCTCAAAAAACTACAGCAGGAGCAATGATTATGTTCTATAACGATATCTTTACAATGGGCATAACTCAATAA
- a CDS encoding ABC transporter permease gives MSKKININFLAKENIRQKRARSIGLILLVSMLSFTLFMSTFMVLSLKGGMDSLKNRLGADILIVPEGYEGEVEGAILNGKPSNFYIQNDLVEKVRNINGVKEATPQVYIATLSLSCCSMPTQVIGVDFESDFVIKSWIESNANISLKEGEILVGSNNYFNTGDSLSLFNHKYKIAGKLGKTGSGFDDTIFTTISEAKKMVGYASDILETPLTTDDKLISNVLVKLDNNSNPKEVYVNIQKELYGQGVKLMLSQEIMSEVQGKINSLNIYIYILVAIVWLLAFILLTIVFSMNLNERKKEYGTLRIIGATKKNLKQLCILESLYISFIGATSGVVTSLIVCWIFDSSISKSIEMPFVAPSVSTLVTIGLFTLVISSLIGPLASLKTVNTINKQELALITKDNN, from the coding sequence ATGAGTAAGAAGATTAATATAAATTTTTTAGCAAAAGAGAATATTAGACAAAAAAGAGCACGTTCCATAGGATTAATTCTATTAGTAAGCATGCTATCATTTACTCTGTTTATGAGTACCTTTATGGTATTGAGTTTAAAGGGAGGAATGGACTCTCTAAAAAATAGATTAGGAGCAGATATTCTGATAGTGCCTGAGGGCTATGAAGGAGAAGTAGAAGGAGCAATTTTAAATGGAAAACCAAGCAACTTTTATATTCAAAATGATTTAGTTGAAAAGGTCAGAAATATTAATGGTGTTAAAGAAGCTACTCCTCAAGTTTATATTGCTACATTGAGTTTAAGCTGTTGTAGTATGCCAACTCAGGTAATAGGAGTAGATTTTGAATCTGACTTTGTAATAAAATCGTGGATTGAAAGTAATGCTAATATCAGTTTGAAAGAAGGAGAAATACTTGTTGGAAGTAATAACTATTTTAACACAGGAGATAGTTTGTCGCTTTTTAATCATAAGTATAAAATTGCAGGGAAGCTAGGCAAGACGGGTTCTGGTTTTGATGATACAATTTTTACAACAATAAGTGAAGCGAAGAAGATGGTAGGATATGCTTCTGATATATTAGAAACACCATTAACTACAGATGATAAATTAATATCAAATGTTCTAGTTAAATTAGACAATAATTCAAATCCAAAAGAAGTGTATGTCAATATTCAAAAAGAATTATATGGACAAGGTGTTAAACTAATGCTATCTCAGGAAATAATGTCTGAGGTACAAGGAAAAATAAATAGCTTAAACATTTATATCTATATTCTAGTTGCTATAGTATGGTTATTAGCTTTTATATTATTAACTATAGTATTTTCTATGAATCTAAATGAAAGAAAAAAAGAATACGGAACATTACGAATTATAGGTGCAACTAAGAAAAATCTAAAACAATTATGTATTTTGGAGTCTTTATATATTAGTTTTATTGGTGCAACTAGTGGTGTTGTAACTTCACTAATTGTCTGTTGGATTTTTGACTCAAGTATTAGTAAATCTATAGAAATGCCTTTTGTAGCACCAAGTGTTTCTACATTAGTTACTATAGGGTTATTTACCTTAGTGATATCATCACTCATAGGGCCACTGGCATCATTGAAAACAGTTAATACGATAAATAAACAAGAATTAGCATTAATAACAAAAGATAATAATTAG
- a CDS encoding ABC transporter substrate-binding protein, protein MKKRVGLLLAAVLCVSTLLTACGKANQEKASKEASVEKTAGLSEEEAWKLEPAYGQTIKIGYDGGLCTASPGVASVKGFYEKNGLKTELVNVQSGIDAIGTNKIQVYTSHIAELVVPIVNGVNAVFTTGAQTGCKSLYVLNDSNINSTKDLINKTVAVPNGIGKSDHNIALRFFNHDKIDPRKVNFKPVETSATILAMQNKEVQGAVLSDQFAEKLVQDGTLKVIRSLTWDEDFKVEPCCVHVLNKDFVEKNPITAKKITLATKQASYWIEENKAEATQILFDNNWASGDFEQSVRMLESYDFKISDELTEKALTSIIDDYKSFGLIDSKLDTKKTLSNIWSPLIKDIKIEEQK, encoded by the coding sequence ATGAAAAAAAGAGTAGGATTATTATTAGCAGCAGTACTATGTGTAAGTACATTATTAACAGCTTGTGGTAAAGCTAATCAAGAAAAAGCTAGCAAAGAGGCTAGTGTTGAGAAAACAGCAGGATTATCTGAGGAAGAAGCATGGAAATTAGAACCTGCATATGGACAAACAATCAAAATTGGATATGACGGAGGACTTTGTACAGCTTCACCAGGTGTTGCATCAGTCAAAGGATTTTACGAAAAAAATGGTTTGAAAACTGAACTTGTTAATGTGCAGTCAGGTATTGATGCTATAGGTACAAATAAAATTCAAGTATATACAAGTCATATTGCAGAATTAGTGGTTCCTATAGTAAATGGTGTAAATGCGGTATTTACGACAGGAGCACAGACTGGGTGTAAATCGTTATATGTTCTTAATGATTCAAATATCAATTCTACTAAAGATTTAATCAATAAAACGGTAGCTGTTCCTAATGGAATTGGTAAATCGGATCATAATATTGCACTAAGATTTTTTAATCATGACAAGATAGATCCAAGAAAAGTTAATTTTAAACCAGTAGAAACTAGTGCTACTATTTTAGCAATGCAAAATAAAGAAGTACAAGGTGCTGTTCTTTCAGATCAATTTGCAGAAAAACTTGTTCAAGATGGAACATTAAAAGTTATTCGTTCATTAACATGGGATGAAGATTTTAAAGTAGAACCGTGCTGTGTTCATGTACTAAACAAAGATTTTGTTGAGAAAAATCCTATTACTGCTAAGAAGATAACTCTTGCTACTAAACAAGCATCATATTGGATTGAAGAAAATAAGGCTGAAGCTACCCAAATCTTATTTGATAATAATTGGGCATCAGGAGACTTTGAGCAAAGTGTTAGAATGCTGGAATCATATGATTTTAAGATTTCAGATGAATTAACAGAAAAAGCTTTGACAAGTATTATTGATGACTATAAGAGCTTTGGATTAATAGATTCAAAATTAGATACAAAGAAAACCTTATCTAATATTTGGAGTCCTTTGATTAAAGATATTAAAATTGAAGAACAAAAGTAA
- a CDS encoding ATP-NAD kinase family protein gives MKLGLIVNPIAGMGGRVGLKGTDGPEVLEKALSLGAVPESPEKAKKALKVLLPLKDNLQIITYPGKMGEEEAIEVGFEPTVLGDGKGDTSPLDTEQAAKQMVEAGVDIILFAGGDGTARNICSAIGTEIPVIGIPAGVKIHSAVYANHPRAAGEVVLKYLQNENMNTKESEVMDIDEEAFRKGTVTTRLYGYMKIPVEEGLIQVTKSGGGSSEAESLEGISERIVDDMEDDVFYIIGSGTSIRPIMDKLELPNTLLGIDIVKNKELVASDVNEKQILDIIGDNKAKIIVTVIGGQGYIFGRGNQQLSAEVIKRVGKANIRIIATKSKLMSLEDRPLLVDTGNDEVNSMFTGYTRVLSNYDTENIMEIKGL, from the coding sequence ATGAAACTAGGACTTATAGTAAATCCAATTGCAGGAATGGGAGGAAGAGTAGGACTTAAAGGGACAGATGGTCCTGAGGTTTTAGAGAAAGCACTTAGTTTAGGTGCAGTACCTGAATCACCAGAAAAAGCAAAAAAAGCTTTAAAAGTCTTACTTCCACTCAAAGATAATTTACAAATCATTACTTATCCTGGAAAAATGGGTGAAGAAGAAGCTATAGAAGTGGGATTTGAACCTACAGTACTTGGAGATGGTAAAGGAGACACTAGTCCTTTAGATACAGAGCAAGCTGCAAAACAAATGGTTGAAGCTGGAGTAGATATAATACTTTTTGCAGGTGGAGATGGTACTGCACGTAATATCTGTAGCGCTATAGGAACAGAAATACCAGTTATAGGTATACCAGCAGGAGTAAAAATTCATTCAGCAGTGTATGCAAATCATCCTAGAGCAGCAGGTGAAGTAGTTTTAAAATATCTTCAAAATGAAAATATGAACACAAAAGAATCAGAAGTAATGGATATAGATGAAGAAGCATTTAGAAAAGGAACAGTGACTACAAGGCTATATGGTTATATGAAGATTCCTGTAGAAGAAGGATTAATTCAAGTAACTAAATCTGGTGGGGGAAGTTCAGAAGCAGAATCATTAGAAGGGATCTCTGAGAGAATAGTAGATGATATGGAGGATGATGTATTCTACATAATTGGATCAGGTACATCTATTAGACCTATCATGGATAAGTTAGAGTTACCTAATACTCTTTTAGGAATAGATATTGTAAAAAATAAAGAATTAGTGGCATCGGATGTAAATGAAAAACAAATTCTAGATATAATAGGAGACAATAAAGCTAAGATAATAGTTACTGTTATTGGTGGTCAAGGATACATTTTTGGAAGAGGAAACCAACAGTTAAGTGCAGAAGTTATAAAAAGAGTAGGAAAAGCAAATATACGAATAATAGCAACTAAAAGCAAACTTATGTCACTAGAAGATAGACCTCTTTTAGTAGACACAGGAAACGATGAAGTAAACAGTATGTTTACTGGCTACACAAGGGTTTTAAGTAATTATGACACTGAAAATATAATGGAGATAAAAGGTTTATAA
- a CDS encoding ABC transporter ATP-binding protein, translating into MKESTLILDNISKSFARTDTNTITHALDNINFTVREGEFVSIVGPSGCGKSTILRLIAGLIVPTAGEIRLNNEKIEGTNPDRGMVFQKPTLFPWLTVEENVAYSLKVQNKLESGKEEVDRLISKVGLSEFKNSYPHQLSGGMAQRVSLIRSMINKPRVFLLDEPLGALDAFTRMDMQDELLGMWRENKHIMIMVTHDVDEAIYMSTRVIVMAPRPGRIRKSIDIDLDYPRNRLSNDFVDYRKEIMEMLDFGKIEK; encoded by the coding sequence ATGAAAGAAAGCACTTTAATTCTAGATAATATCTCTAAGAGTTTCGCAAGAACAGATACTAATACAATTACCCATGCTTTAGATAATATAAACTTTACAGTACGAGAGGGAGAATTTGTTAGTATAGTTGGACCAAGTGGATGTGGAAAATCAACCATACTAAGACTAATTGCAGGACTAATTGTACCTACGGCCGGAGAAATAAGACTTAATAATGAGAAAATTGAAGGAACTAATCCAGATAGGGGGATGGTATTTCAAAAACCTACGCTATTTCCATGGCTTACAGTAGAAGAAAATGTAGCATATAGTTTGAAAGTTCAAAATAAGCTTGAATCTGGGAAAGAAGAGGTGGATCGTCTTATTTCAAAAGTCGGATTAAGTGAGTTTAAAAATTCATATCCCCATCAATTATCAGGAGGTATGGCGCAACGAGTATCTCTTATACGCTCCATGATAAATAAGCCAAGAGTTTTCTTACTAGATGAACCTTTAGGGGCTTTAGATGCATTTACAAGAATGGATATGCAAGATGAATTGCTAGGTATGTGGAGAGAAAATAAACATATTATGATAATGGTTACTCATGATGTGGATGAAGCTATATATATGAGTACTAGAGTAATAGTAATGGCTCCACGTCCAGGAAGAATTCGAAAGTCTATTGATATTGACTTAGATTATCCTAGAAATAGATTAAGTAATGATTTTGTTGATTATCGCAAGGAAATAATGGAGATGCTGGATTTTGGTAAGATAGAAAAATAA
- a CDS encoding putative ABC transporter permease encodes MTQDIMLYQYIWFFTIYAFIGWCTEVIYATVNTGKFVNRGFLNGPVCPIYGFGTVILVYFLTPVKDNLIILFLGSVILTSLLEYITGFILEKLFHHKWWDYSGEPFNIQGYICLKFSLLWGLGCILIMKVIHPIINRFVMDIPKFFGYPLVLFILLIFIVDAYVTVVSIYGLNRKLDQLEDITIKIKELSDELGENISGRTHTILEKNEKLKIRFNELRLKQKEVLKERQLIHKRLIKAFPNMKSNRFYEALEKLKKHSK; translated from the coding sequence ATGACTCAAGACATTATGCTATATCAATATATTTGGTTCTTTACAATCTATGCTTTTATTGGATGGTGCACTGAGGTTATTTATGCCACTGTAAATACCGGTAAGTTTGTTAACAGAGGCTTTCTGAATGGACCAGTATGTCCTATATATGGATTTGGAACAGTTATATTAGTTTATTTTCTAACACCAGTTAAGGATAATCTTATTATACTTTTTTTAGGTTCAGTTATCCTAACTTCACTACTTGAATATATAACCGGTTTTATACTAGAAAAACTATTTCATCATAAATGGTGGGATTACTCTGGGGAACCTTTTAATATTCAAGGGTATATTTGCTTGAAGTTCTCACTTTTATGGGGACTTGGATGTATATTAATTATGAAAGTTATTCATCCAATTATAAATAGGTTTGTTATGGATATACCTAAATTCTTCGGATATCCACTTGTTTTATTTATACTATTAATTTTTATTGTAGATGCTTATGTTACAGTAGTATCAATATATGGCCTAAATAGAAAGCTTGATCAGCTTGAGGATATTACAATTAAAATAAAAGAACTTTCAGATGAGCTTGGTGAAAATATATCTGGACGAACTCATACTATATTAGAAAAAAATGAGAAGTTAAAAATAAGATTTAATGAATTAAGATTAAAACAAAAAGAGGTCTTAAAAGAAAGACAATTAATACACAAAAGACTTATTAAAGCATTTCCAAATATGAAATCGAATCGATTCTATGAAGCTCTTGAAAAATTGAAAAAACATAGTAAATAA
- a CDS encoding OFA family MFS transporter, with product MNKANNKWMRSAIPALLIHCSIGTVYCWSLIKGDIAKHIGSTQSEIEWAFSLAIFCLGISAAFFGKIIERDVKKSSIISTICFTLGLALTGVSIYFKSLLGIYISYGVIMGIGLGIGYLSPVKTLMLWFDKQKGLATGLAITGFGLAKVIASPVMVFLLEKVGLVSMFYILAAVYFVMMITGSILIKKPEGWVEEQGKTDFKVISMFKDRTFIGIWLMIYINITCGLALISQEKDIMKFAGLSLSAVGMVSSLTAVFNAGGRLAYSAASDKLKDRNTIYKIILLLSIATVGLTIITNSIQSGIASIVIILLCAINSTYGGGFSNLPTILSDCFGMKNISKIHGLALSAWAIAGLSGNQLSAFIFSRTGSYNDILLAILALYTLALIINFTMVRQNKEVKAL from the coding sequence ATGAATAAGGCAAATAACAAATGGATGAGATCTGCTATACCTGCACTTTTAATTCACTGTAGTATAGGTACTGTTTATTGCTGGTCGTTAATAAAAGGTGATATTGCTAAGCATATTGGCAGTACTCAATCAGAGATAGAATGGGCTTTTAGTTTAGCGATTTTTTGTCTTGGAATATCAGCTGCATTTTTTGGTAAGATTATAGAGAGAGATGTCAAAAAATCATCTATAATTTCAACTATATGCTTTACACTAGGACTTGCTTTAACTGGAGTCTCGATATACTTTAAATCTCTATTAGGTATATATATAAGTTATGGTGTGATAATGGGTATAGGTCTTGGTATAGGATATTTATCACCAGTAAAGACACTTATGCTTTGGTTTGATAAGCAAAAAGGTCTAGCAACGGGTCTTGCTATTACAGGATTTGGTTTAGCAAAGGTTATAGCTAGTCCGGTTATGGTTTTCTTATTAGAAAAGGTTGGTCTCGTTTCAATGTTTTATATTTTAGCGGCAGTTTATTTTGTTATGATGATTACAGGAAGTATACTAATCAAAAAGCCGGAAGGATGGGTTGAAGAGCAAGGGAAGACCGACTTTAAAGTTATCTCTATGTTTAAAGATAGAACATTTATAGGTATTTGGCTTATGATATATATTAACATTACATGTGGTCTTGCTCTAATCTCACAAGAAAAAGATATTATGAAATTTGCAGGACTATCTTTATCAGCAGTAGGTATGGTGTCTTCGTTAACAGCGGTGTTTAATGCAGGCGGTAGACTTGCTTACTCAGCAGCATCAGATAAGTTGAAAGATAGAAATACTATATATAAAATAATACTTCTACTTTCTATAGCTACTGTTGGATTAACAATTATAACAAATAGTATTCAAAGTGGAATTGCCTCTATAGTTATTATTTTACTGTGTGCTATAAACTCCACATATGGTGGAGGATTTAGTAACTTACCAACGATATTATCAGATTGCTTCGGTATGAAAAATATTAGTAAGATTCATGGATTAGCACTTTCAGCATGGGCCATAGCAGGTTTAAGCGGTAATCAACTAAGTGCATTTATTTTTTCTAGAACAGGATCATATAATGATATATTATTAGCAATATTAGCACTATATACATTAGCATTAATTATTAATTTCACAATGGTACGTCAAAATAAAGAAGTAAAAGCTTTATAG
- the hcp gene encoding hydroxylamine reductase, whose translation MPNLMFCYQCEQTMGGKGCTKSGVCGKVPEIANLQDLLIYQLKGIACYAKPLIDNGEVIDKEIVAFVENGLFTTLTNVNFDAEVHVQLLKESQKIKESLRNKAPQGQYPDAATYNLSDTKEDMLRDSERAGIMYDQSLNEDIRSLRSTILYGLKGVSAYGHQARFINYNSDQVDQFYFIGLESTTNDKLTLEDMIRMTMRVGEMSVEVMRVLDEANTTKYQNPSPHKVNVHTKKGPFIIISGHDLRDLEMLLEQTDGKGINIYTHGEMLSSHGYPELKRYKHLVGNYGSAWQNQQKEFDNIPGCILMTTNCLMRPRETYKDRIYSTNVVGWDGIKHIKTNEDGTKDFSEIINKSLELGGFKEDEEEKEILVGFGHNATLSHAEDIVNAVKGGQLRHFFLIGGCDGAKPGRNYYTEFAEKVPEDCVILTLACGKYRFNKLDFGTVSGLPRLLDVGQCNDAYSAVRIATALGDAFETDVNSLPLTIVLSWYEQKAVADLLALLSLGIKGMYLGPSLPAFLSPNVLQYLVDTFNIKQISIADEDLKDALKQAN comes from the coding sequence ATGCCAAATTTAATGTTTTGTTATCAATGTGAGCAAACAATGGGAGGAAAAGGATGCACAAAGAGTGGTGTATGTGGAAAAGTACCGGAAATTGCTAACTTACAAGACCTCTTAATATACCAACTAAAAGGTATAGCTTGTTATGCAAAACCTTTAATTGACAATGGAGAAGTTATTGACAAAGAAATTGTAGCGTTTGTAGAAAATGGATTATTTACAACATTGACAAATGTAAACTTTGATGCAGAAGTTCATGTACAATTATTAAAAGAATCGCAAAAAATAAAAGAAAGCTTGAGAAATAAGGCGCCACAAGGACAATATCCTGATGCAGCTACATATAACCTTAGTGACACTAAAGAAGATATGCTAAGAGACTCTGAAAGAGCTGGCATCATGTATGATCAATCTCTTAATGAAGATATACGTTCTTTGAGATCAACAATACTATATGGATTAAAAGGAGTAAGTGCTTATGGACATCAAGCAAGATTTATAAACTACAATAGTGATCAAGTAGATCAATTTTATTTCATAGGGCTAGAATCTACTACAAATGACAAGTTAACTCTTGAAGATATGATACGAATGACTATGAGAGTAGGCGAAATGAGCGTAGAAGTAATGAGAGTATTAGATGAGGCTAACACCACAAAATATCAAAATCCATCTCCTCATAAAGTAAATGTGCATACTAAAAAAGGACCATTTATAATAATATCAGGGCATGATTTAAGAGATTTAGAAATGCTACTAGAGCAAACAGATGGAAAGGGAATTAATATATATACTCATGGAGAAATGTTATCATCACATGGATATCCAGAACTAAAAAGATATAAGCATTTAGTAGGTAACTATGGGTCTGCTTGGCAAAACCAACAGAAAGAATTTGACAATATACCAGGATGTATATTGATGACTACTAATTGTTTAATGAGACCTAGAGAAACATACAAAGACAGAATATACAGCACTAATGTTGTGGGCTGGGATGGTATTAAGCATATTAAAACAAATGAAGATGGAACTAAAGACTTTAGTGAAATCATAAATAAATCACTAGAATTAGGTGGATTTAAAGAGGATGAAGAGGAAAAAGAAATATTAGTAGGATTTGGACATAATGCAACATTGTCTCATGCGGAGGATATAGTAAATGCAGTAAAAGGAGGTCAATTGAGACACTTTTTCTTAATCGGTGGATGTGACGGAGCTAAGCCAGGAAGAAATTATTATACTGAGTTTGCAGAAAAAGTTCCTGAGGATTGTGTAATACTTACATTAGCTTGTGGAAAGTATAGATTTAATAAATTAGATTTTGGAACAGTATCGGGATTACCAAGATTGTTAGATGTAGGACAATGTAATGATGCATATTCGGCAGTTAGAATTGCAACAGCGCTTGGAGATGCATTTGAAACAGATGTAAACTCTTTACCACTTACAATAGTATTATCTTGGTATGAGCAAAAGGCGGTAGCCGATCTATTAGCATTGTTATCACTAGGAATAAAAGGTATGTACTTAGGGCCAAGTCTACCAGCATTTTTATCTCCTAATGTATTACAATATTTAGTAGATACGTTTAATATAAAACAGATAAGTATAGCAGATGAGGATTTAAAAGATGCACTTAAGCAAGCAAACTAA
- a CDS encoding DUF4418 family protein, with product MNKSSSKVLNGILVLVGFIVISAILIWSPVCEKMIELANGNMTHMRCFYTGQASILLSIVLIVAGIESLFMNTRKPWTFIAIGILFLVVTSDSVLGIGLCIKETMPCHSTAVWIRGGGILTIICGLLSLVKGDTRQ from the coding sequence ATGAATAAAAGTTCATCTAAAGTACTTAACGGAATTCTAGTATTAGTAGGGTTTATAGTTATAAGTGCAATACTTATATGGTCACCAGTTTGTGAGAAAATGATAGAGTTAGCTAATGGAAATATGACTCATATGAGATGCTTCTATACAGGACAAGCATCCATATTATTATCTATAGTTCTTATAGTAGCTGGAATAGAGTCACTGTTTATGAATACAAGAAAACCTTGGACGTTTATAGCAATAGGAATTTTGTTTTTAGTAGTTACATCTGATTCAGTATTAGGAATAGGACTATGCATTAAAGAGACTATGCCATGTCATAGTACTGCTGTTTGGATACGTGGTGGTGGAATATTAACTATAATATGTGGGCTATTATCTTTAGTTAAAGGTGATACAAGACAATAG
- a CDS encoding ABC transporter permease: MSLTKEELLEMESLPKTKLDVMKDYLICFLPVTIGILCLLEYYFIPNYGMNTITNVYGGFIGILITVFFIMFLISLKNKLVFEKLRYKAPFYSAVFMLLTGYDVLTLKTGTLMLPYFPWTDRILNAMISDWRYLLDCVKNSLILLFTGYFSGAIIGLITGISCGYSKKVNYWISPFMRLLGPIPSITWLPIVIVIMTSLFNGAVVIIALGVWYSVSMATITGISNVDASYFEVAKTLGAGSKELVFGIAIPHAMPNIFQGLTQGMSSACTALLIAEMVGVESGLGWYINWQKSWAEFGKMYGAVILICLTFITVNFILSRIKKYVLRWQEGVIQ; the protein is encoded by the coding sequence ATGAGTTTAACAAAAGAGGAGCTACTTGAGATGGAAAGTCTGCCTAAAACCAAATTAGATGTTATGAAGGATTATCTAATATGTTTTTTACCAGTTACTATAGGCATTTTATGTTTATTAGAGTACTATTTCATTCCTAACTATGGAATGAATACTATTACTAATGTATATGGAGGCTTTATAGGTATTCTTATAACAGTATTTTTTATAATGTTTTTAATCTCTTTAAAGAACAAATTGGTTTTTGAAAAGTTAAGATATAAGGCACCTTTTTACTCCGCGGTTTTTATGTTATTAACTGGCTATGATGTATTAACATTAAAAACAGGAACTTTGATGCTACCATATTTTCCTTGGACAGATCGTATTTTAAATGCAATGATTTCTGACTGGAGATATTTATTAGATTGTGTCAAAAATTCTTTGATTCTTTTATTTACAGGATATTTCTCTGGAGCAATAATAGGACTAATTACAGGAATATCTTGTGGATATAGTAAGAAAGTTAACTATTGGATATCACCATTTATGAGACTTTTAGGGCCTATTCCATCAATTACTTGGCTACCAATTGTAATAGTAATTATGACATCTTTATTTAACGGAGCAGTAGTTATCATTGCATTGGGAGTGTGGTACTCTGTATCTATGGCAACAATCACAGGCATAAGTAATGTTGATGCTTCTTACTTTGAAGTTGCAAAAACGTTAGGGGCAGGTTCTAAAGAGCTTGTATTTGGAATTGCAATTCCACATGCAATGCCTAATATATTTCAAGGTTTAACTCAGGGAATGAGTTCTGCTTGTACAGCTTTATTAATTGCAGAGATGGTGGGAGTAGAATCAGGGCTTGGGTGGTATATCAATTGGCAGAAATCTTGGGCGGAATTTGGAAAAATGTATGGAGCTGTTATACTAATCTGTTTAACATTCATTACAGTTAACTTTATACTATCAAGAATTAAAAAATATGTACTTAGGTGGCAGGAAGGAGTTATTCAGTAA